In Pongo pygmaeus isolate AG05252 chromosome 19, NHGRI_mPonPyg2-v2.0_pri, whole genome shotgun sequence, the genomic stretch TGAGGGCTGGGGGGGCGGGCGAGGGAGAGCCCCAGGGCTGAGTGTACACAGGGGCCCATGGACTGATGGGTGTGACTTGTGCGCGTCTCCCTAGGAACCGGGGATGGGAGTGAACTTGTCCTTCTCAATTTTGTGTGGTTTAACATTCAGGCTGCAACCTTGCTTTAAGCACCAACTATGCACCAGGCTCTTCTTTAGACACTAGGGATGCAACGATGGGGAAACAAAGACATTGTCCTGCCCTATAAGACCTCACAGCCTGGAAGAGAAGGCAGGcatgtaaatattttatggcAGTGCAGGACAATAAGTGATAGAAGAGTGACAAGGAACTGAGGTGGCACAGAGGAGAAGTGATCAGCTCGCCTGAGGTACAAAAGAAGGGTGGGTCCTTGGGCATGCATAGAATTCCCCATCCTACCTCAGGACCAGACAGCGGCTCAAGGGTACCTGTCTGCCTCCTACCCAACGTCCCTCCATCTTCAGGGAGCCAGGGCTGCCCTGAGGCAAACTGGCCCCATCCCCTTAAAGTCCCTGTGTGTCCACCGCCCCACCCCCAGGCTGACAGAGACCATTGAGCGCCTCCAGGCTCAGGTGGAGGAGCTGCAGGCTCAGGTGGAGCAACTGAGAGGCCTGGAACAGCTGCGAGTGCTCCGGGAGAAGCGGGAACGCAGGCGTACCATCCACACCTTCCCCTGCCTCAAGGAGCTGTGCACCAGTCCCCGGTAGGTGAGAGCGCTGCTTGGTGTCTCTGGGATCACCAGCCAcgggaggaaggagaggcagcaggcagcagggTGCGGTTGGTGCATCATCCAGGCCATCAGAGAGACTGGTCCTGTTGCTAATGACAGTCATAGCAGCTGGCGTTTACTGAGCCCTGGCTGTGTGCTGCCACTATGCTGATATAATTCTTATTGCAACACTTTTGGGGGTGTTTTATTATGCCTGCTCTCCAGATGATAAAATTGAAGCTCAGAGGTTGTGTGTCTCATCCAAGGTCACCTGTTTAGTAAGAGGCTCAGCCAGCATGCTAACCCAGGAGGGGTAACCCACTGTGCTTTTCAGTTCCCATTAAATCTAAGACCAGACAACCACTTAATAATGGAAAAATACATGTGTCATATGTAGTGGGTGTTTCAATAAGGGTCCTGGCAGGAAACAGTCTCTTACACAGAGTAATGGAGAAGTTAAATGAAGAAGAGGTGTGGGCAGGGGGTAGGGAAACCACAGGGACACTATAGTGCCCCAGGGTTGCAGCAGAGAGGAGCTGCCACCAGccctaggcctcaaagagcaaGGGGGAAGGGAGGTTACCGGCACCTAGAAGGTATGGAGAAGGCTGCCTGGTCACCATTAACCAGGGAGAGCCCAAAGAAGACACACCCCACGGCCTCTGCTCCTCCCTCGGACCTCTAGCCAGTGCCTCCCATGGGCCAAGCTCAGGAGAGAATCAGGCAACCTGGCAGAGGTGGGCCGTGGTGGTCAGCCTCCGGGGGCAGAGAGCAGGGGGAGAAGCGGGGAGGAGGGTGGACAGCCAACGGAGAGGGGCAAACAATTTCAGCCCAGAGAACAAGAGAGATGTAAGCGCCCTGGCTGGGCTTACACGTGACCACTGCCCTCTCCTCCGCCCCCACCCCGCTGCGACTTCCACTCCCCGCCAGGTGCAAGGATGCTTTCCGCCTACATAGTTCCTCCCTGGAGCTGGGCCCGCGGCCCCTGGAGCAGGAGAACGAGCGGCTGCAGACCCTGGTGGGGGCGCTGCGCTCCCAGGTGAGCCAGGAGCGGCAGCGCAAGGAGCGGGCGGAGCGCGAGTACACCGCGGTGCTGCAGGAGTACTCGGAGCTGGAGCGCCAGCTGTGCGAGATGGAGGCCTGTCGCCTGCGTGTGCAGGAGCTGGAGGCCGAGttgctggagctgcagcagatGAAGCAGGCCAAGACCTACCTACTGGGCCCGGACGACCACCTGGCCGAGGCCCTGCTCGCACCCCTCACGCAAGCCCCTGAGGCCGACGATCCCCAGCCCGGCCGCGGGGACGACTCGGGCGCCCAGGACGGCGTCTCCTCACCTGCCGCCTCTCCAGGCCACGTGGTGCGCAAGAGCTGCAGCGACACTGCGCTCAACGCCATCATGGCCAAAGACCCAGCCAGCCGGCACGCGGGCAACCTCACACTGCACGCCAACAGCGTGCGCAAGCGGGGCATGTCTATCCTGCGGGAGGTGGACGAGCAGTACCACGCGCTGCTCGAGAAGTACGAGGAGCTGCTGAGCAAGTGCCGGCAGCACGGGGCTGGAGTGCGGCACGCCGGCGTGCAGACCTCGCGCCCCATCTCCCGGGACAGCTCGTGGAGGGACCTGCGCGGGGGTGAGGAGGGCCagggggaggccaaggcaggtgagaAGAGCCTGAGCCAGCACGTGGAGGCCGTGGACAAGCGGCTGGAGCAGAGCCAGCCCGAGTACAAGGCGCTCTTCAAAGAGATCTTCTCCAGGATCCAGAAGACCAAGGCTGACATCAATGCCACCAAAGTCAAGACGCACAGCAGCAAGTGACCCTTGCCCGGCCTGCAGCCTCCCCCAGGGTGGAGGCCGTGGGGTTCCTCAGGCCTGGGCGGTGCAGC encodes the following:
- the CDR2L gene encoding cerebellar degeneration-related protein 2-like, encoding MRRAAGMEDFSAEEEESWYDQQDLEQDLHLAAELGKTLLERNKELEGSLQQMYSTNEEQVQEIEYLTKQLDMLRHVNEQHAKVYEQLDLTARDLELTNHRLVLESKAAQQKIHGLTETIERLQAQVEELQAQVEQLRGLEQLRVLREKRERRRTIHTFPCLKELCTSPRCKDAFRLHSSSLELGPRPLEQENERLQTLVGALRSQVSQERQRKERAEREYTAVLQEYSELERQLCEMEACRLRVQELEAELLELQQMKQAKTYLLGPDDHLAEALLAPLTQAPEADDPQPGRGDDSGAQDGVSSPAASPGHVVRKSCSDTALNAIMAKDPASRHAGNLTLHANSVRKRGMSILREVDEQYHALLEKYEELLSKCRQHGAGVRHAGVQTSRPISRDSSWRDLRGGEEGQGEAKAGEKSLSQHVEAVDKRLEQSQPEYKALFKEIFSRIQKTKADINATKVKTHSSK